The Deinococcus ruber DNA window CCGACTATTCCGAGCCGGGGCGCTGGCTGTTTCAATACATCATCAGAATCGAAAATCACACGAGCGAAAGCTGGCAGGTGGTGGCCCGCGAGTGGATGATTACCGATGGGCTTGGCCGCGTGACCAGCGTGTCGGGTGAGGGCGTGGTCGGACAGATGCCGATTCTGCCCCCCGGCGGCGTGTACGTGTATGACAGCTTCGTGACGCTGGAGAGCACCCCCGGACGCATGAGCGGCCTGTTGATGCTGCGCGACGCGTGGAATGCGCCGGGCCGGACGTATATTCCCGAGTTCGAACTGCGGCTGCCACTGGAGTTCAGTGAGATGGAAGAGAAGGGCGAGACACCGGGCCGGGTACTGAATTGACGCGTGCCCGTGCCGCTGCCGTGCTGCGCCCACTGACCGCCGACGATGCCGCCGCCTATTTTCCGTTGCGGCTGCGCGGTCTGGAAGAATCGCCGCTGGCCTTCGGACGCAGCGCCGAGGAGTACCGCCAGGAAACGCCCGAGAGCGTGGCAGCCGCGCTGGAGCCACTGGAACACGAGCGCGTGACCTTCGGAGCGTTTGTGGAGGGAGCGCTGGTCGGCAGCATGACACTGGTGCGGCAGTCGGGTCACAAACAGCGGCACAAGGCGATGCTGTACGCGGTGTATGTGGCTCCGGAAACGCGGGGCCAGCGCGTCGGCTCGCAGCTGCTGGAGGCGCTGCTGAAATGGGCGGGGAAGGTGCCAGGGCTGCGCCAGATACAGCTCGCAGTCAGCGTGCCCCAGGACGCCGCGTATCAGCTGTATCTGCGTCACGGATTCACGGTGTATGGCCTGGAACCCCGCGCCCTGCACGTTGGGGGGCAGGACGTGGACGAGTATCTGATGGTGCGCGTTCTGGACAGCTAGCGCCGCGTCAGCCCTGCGGCAACTGCGCTTCGATGCGCGTTCCCTGGTGCGGCGCACTGCTCACCTTGTAGGTGCCCCCACGCGACTCGACCCGCTCCTTCATCTGGATCAGGCCCAGGCCCCCGGCACTGGAGACCCGCCCACTGACCTGCTGGGGGTCGAAGCCCTGCCCGTCGTCCTGGACGCACAGTTTGACGCGGTTGCCGCCCTGCACCGTCACATCCACGCTGCTGGCGCGTGCGTGCTTGGCAACGTTGTTCAGACTCTCCTGAAGGATGCGGAACATCACCGCCTCGTCGCCGGGGGCCAGCGTCACGTCGCCCTCGATGCTCAGCCGCGCCTTCAGATTGTTCTGTTCGCCAAAATCCTGTACGTAGCGCCGCACCGTTTCCAGCAGGCCATAGCGCTCCAGATCGATGGGGCGCAGCGCGAAGATACTGCGCCGCACCTCGCGGATCTGCTCGCGCAGCAGGCTCGCTGCCGCACGCACACCCTCGGCAGCTTTCTCCGGGTCGCTGCCGATCTGACGTTCCACGATATCCAGCCGGATGGCGCACACGGCCAGCGACTGTGCCACGCCGTCGTGAATCTCGCGGGCGATGCGGCTGCGCTCCTCGCCAATCGCCACCTCTTCGGAGTGCAGGTAGGCGCGGGCGTTGCGAACCGCCAACGTCGCCTGAGACGCCAGCAGCGCCAGCAGCGGCACACGCATGCCGGTAAAGGCCCCCTCACGCGCCGATCCCAGCACGATCACGCCCACCAGTCCGTCTTCGCCGCGCATCGGCAGACCCAGCGCACTCTGCGAACCGTGCAGCACCCCTGCCGCTTCCTGCGGGCTGGCGATCAGCGGAACCCCTGCCTGCGCCACCCGCTCGGCAAAGGCCGGGACCGTGCCGCCGCGCTTCACGTCCACGTCGCCTTCACGGGCGTATTCCAGCCGCAGCCGCCCATCGGCGTCGGTGAGGTACGCGGCCCGCGACTGTGCGCCCACCCGCTCGGCCATGTTTCCGGTCACGCGGGCCAGCAGTCGGCGCATGTTGCGCTCGGCCCGAATCGACTGATCGACCTCGTACAGCGTGATCAGGTCGCGGCTGCGCTGCTGGGCACTCGCCAGCGCCGACCCGACCTCGGCTCCGATGGCCTGCGCCAGTTCCTCGGTTTCGGGGGTGGGCGGCGCGTCGAAATACAGCTTCATCTCACCCTGTCGGCCCTGTCCCACGTGCAGCGGCCCGGTGCTGAGTGGCACGCGCAGTTCGCGTAGGTCGGCGCTGGGCGATTCCAGCAGCGTGCTGCCCCGCGCCGTGCCCGACACCTGACTGTTCAGCTCCAGCCCTGCCAGACTCAGGCGGGCGTGCGTGGCTCCGGTGGCCCGCACCGCCCCCTGGGCCGCCGCCTGAAGCACCGCTTCCAGATCGGGCGCATCGGCCACCTCGCGCATCAGGGTCTGCACCGCGCCCAGCCGCTCGTTCTGGGTCGAAAGCTGCACGTACAGCCGCCGCAGTTCCTGTTCGGCTTTCAGGCGGGTGCGCTCGCCCTCGGTAATCCAGCGCAGCGTGAAATACGTGGCGAGTGGCCCAGCCAGCCCGTAAAACAGCAGGTGCGCGGTAATTTCGCTGCCCTGGTCGCCCAGTCGCCGCGCCAGCCACTCGTAGGCCACCACCACCAGCATGATCAGGATCGGCAGGACGTTGCGGGCAAAGCGCAGGCGGCGGGTCTGCGGCGTGCTGGCAAGCGGAACCTCGGAAGCGCTGGGCACTCAGTCTCCGGTTTCCGGCACGTCGTCCTGCACGTCTCCGGGCCGCAACAGGGCGGGCGGCAGCGGCGGAAGCTGGGCCAGGGTGCGGCTCTCGTTGATCTTCCACCTGACCTGTCGCAGCAGGCCCCGGAACAGCCGGGTTTCGGCGCTGTTCAGGTGGGCGCGGTCGAGCCAGGTGCGCCACAGCCGCAGCGTATGCGTCACGCGCACTTCATCCGAATACCCGGTAATCAGCATGGTGTCGCGCAGGTGGGCGTACAGGCCGTCCATCTCGAAGCGGGTGGCGAGTTTGCGCGGGCCGGGCTGAAGCTGCTCGGGAATGCCCGCCTGCCCGGTGCCCTGCCCCTGAAGAAATTCGTAGCACACCAGCAGCACCGCCTGCGCCAGATTCAGGCTGGCATACTCGGCGGTGGGCACGCGCACGCTGAGCTGACACAGTTCCAGATCTTCGTTGCTCAGGCCCGATTCTTCCGGGCCAAACACCAGCGCCGGGGCGTGCGACGCCTGCACCAGTGGGCGCAGCAACGCCGGATGCTGCGGGTCGGGCAGATCGGCGCGGTGGCGGGCGGTGGTGCCGATGCTCAGGTCGCGGTCGGCCAGCGCGTCCGAGAGGGTGTCGTACAGCCGGGCCGACCTCAGGACACCTTCGGCATGCACGGCAAAGGCCACCGCTTCGCCCGTCAGATGGTCGCAGCGGGGGGCAACCAGCCGCAGATCGCTCGCACCCATATTCAGCATCGCCCGCGCCCCAGCCCCGATGTTGCCGGGCGTTTTGGGCGACACCAGCACCACCGCGAGCCGGGCAGCCGTGGTGGGAAGGGTGGGAAGGGCTCCAGATTCAGAAACTTCAGACACGCGGGTACTGTATAGCGTCGGGCGCTCGGCACACAGCAACGTGCAGCACTGGGGCGTGGGCTATGGGCTATGGGCAACAGCCTTTAGCATCCTGAATATGCACCCCCTCGCTCCTCCGCTGCTGAGCGGCTCTCGCCGTGCACTGGCCCGCGCCATCACGCTGGCCGAATCGACCCGCCCGGAGCATGAACAGCAGGCCCAGGCGCTGCTGGCCGAGGTACTGCCCCACGCGGGAAACAGTCTGCGGGTGGGACTGACGGGCGTGCCGGGCGTCGGCAAATCGACCTTTATCGAGGCGCTCGGCCTGCGGCTGGCCGACGCGGGCCATAAAGTCGCGGTGCTGGCAGTCGATCCCAGCAGCCCGGTGTCGGGGGGCAGCATCATGGGCGACAAAACGCGCATGCCGCAGCTCACGGTGCATCCGAACGCGTTTATCCGGCCCAGCCCCAGCAGCGGCAGCCTCGGCGGCGTCACGCGGCGCACCCGCGAGGCCATCACGCTCTGCGAGGCGGCGGGGTACGACGTGCTGCTGATCGAGACGGTGGGCGTGGGACAGAGTGAAACGCAGGTCGCCGCCATGACCGACCTATTTCTGCTGCTGACGCTGCCCAACGCCGGAGACGAATTGCAGGGCATCAAGCGCGGCATCATGGAACTGGCCGATCTGTGCGTGGTGAACAAGGCCGACAGCGACCCGGCGGCGGCCAACCGCGCCCAGAGTGAACTGAACAGCGCCCTGCACCTGCTGACGCCACGCGGCGCACGCTGGCAGCCCCGCGCCCTGCAAGCCTCGGCCCTGACCGGAAAGGGCATCGCGGAGGTGTGGGACGCCGCCCAGGAATACCGCCGCACCCTGGGCGACGCCCTGGCCCTCAGGCGACAGTCGCAGCTCCTCGGCTGGTTCGACGAACTTCTGCGGGAAGCAGTGTGGCAGCGCTTCCTGAACGCCCAGAACACCGACGACCTGACGGCGCGGCGGCGCGAGGTGCAGGCGGGAACGCTGACGCCCGTGCAGGCGGTGGCGGCGCTGCTGGGAGCAGCAAAAAGCCCCACCGCTGGGGCAGGGCTTTGAGTATTCAGGCGGAAACGGTTACTTGATCGTGCCGTTCAGTCCGTTGGGGTAGAAACCGCCCTTCATGGCGTTGGGGGCCAGATACACGATGTTCAGCACTTCGCGGGTGCTGCGGGCGTAGGCCACGCCGTTCTTGTCGGCGGGCGCGATGATGGCTCCGGTGTTGTCGCTCAGGCCCGCATCCTTGCCGCCGCCCACCTTGGCCCGCAGCGCACTGATCGCGCCCACGACCTGACCCACGTACAGGCCAGCCGCCGCCGTCACCTGACGCTGCTGATACAGCAGGGTGCGAATGGCTCCGCCGTGGTACGCCTCGACCGCCAGAATGCCAGCCGCTGCCTGAAGATACGCGGGGTTGGTCAGCAGGGTAGCGGCCCCGTTGTAGGCCGTCACGCCGACATCTTCGAAGATGAACGCGCCGTGCAGGAAAAACAGTTCGTTGGCGTAGGGGTTGAAGCCCTTGATGGCCCCGCCCGACGCCGCCTGACCCGCCGCATCGAAGGCTCCTGCCAGATCGATGACCGGACGCGCCACCGCCGCCTTGCCGAGCGCCGCGTGCAGAAACTTGACGTGGCTCAGCTCGTCTTCGGCAATGTCTTTCACGAAGGCCTGAACGGTGCTGTCTTTAAACTGCATGCCGGTGCTGGCATCCAGCCCAGCGGGCAGCCGGATGTCTGCGCCGCCGCCGATGGCCTTCAGCTCGTTCAGGCGGCCCACTGCTGCCAGATAGAACGCGGCTTCCAGATATTCGAGGTTCAGCGCGAAGTTGAGCACGGCGGGGTCGATGTCTTTGGTGGGCGCGGCCAGGGCATTGCTGTTCAGCAGACCGAGGGTGGCGGTGCCCAGTCCCATCAGGCCCAGGGTGCCGAGGGCGGCGCGGCGTTCGGGATTGCGGGGGGTATTGGTATCGTTTGACATAGCTGGCTCCTAGTCCGGCAGAAAGTGGGAAAGACTGCGCCGGGTCTGACAGGTTGTATGCAGCGCCGCCGCTTCCAGATTGCTTCCTAAAGATTTGATGAGGAGACGCGGCCCACAGCTCATGGCCCGTTGCCGAGCCGCGCCCGGGTGAATACAGTGAGCACATGTCTCCTACCCTGTTCGAGCGCATCATCGCCCGCGAGATTCCCAGCACCGTCGTGTACGAAGACGACGACTACATCGCCATCAAGGACATCGCGCCCAAAGCTCCGGTGCATCTGCTGGTCATTCCCAAAAAGGTGAGCACCCGGATCGACGAAATTTCGGACGCTGCCGAGATGGGGCGGCTGTGGCTGACGGCAGTGAAGGTGGCGCAGTCTCAGCTGGCCGATTACCGCCTGGTGGTCAATGTGGGCGCGGGCGGCGGGCAGGAAGTGTTTCACACGCATATTCACGTACTGGGCGGCTGGGACACAGGCAGCGCGGTGGGCTTCGGCGGCTGAGAACGATGCTGAACAGGCCATCTGATCTGCCGGGCATCTGGCCTGCGCCAATCGGCAGATGCGGGCACTCGTGGCGCGGCCTAGCCTGAGGGCATGTCTGGCTCCACTCCTTCCATCACCCTGTCGCGCCGCCTGTCGTATCTGCTGCGGCACGCGCCCCACGAGGCGGGCCTGACGCTGGCTCCGGGCGGCTGGGTCGCCGTCGAAGACCTGCTGCGCGGGCTGGCGCAGAGCGGGCCGCCCGTTTCCCGCGAGCAGCTTGCCGCCGTGGTCGCGGGCAGCGAGAAGCAGCGCTTCAGCTTCGATGCTTCGGGCGAGCGAATCCGGGCGAACCAGGGCCACAGCGTCCCCGTCGATCTGGAACTGTTGCCCCAGACGCCGCCGGATGTGCTGTATCACGGCACGGCAGCGCAGTTCACCGCCGCCATCTTCCGCGAAGGCTTGCAGCGCAGGCAGCGCCACCACGTTCACCTGTCGCCCGACAAAGACACCGCCCGCACGGTGGGAGCGCGGCGCGGCAGACCCGTCATCCTGACCATTGACGCAGCGGCCATGCACACGGCAGGCCACCTGTTTTACCGCAGCGAAAACGGCGTGTGGCTGACAGACAGCGTGCCGCCGGAATATCTGGCCGTGCTTCCTGGTTAGGTTCGCGGGCAAGCGCCCTTCAGCACCGCTGTTCCTCTTCCCTACTCCCGATCCTCTCGTTCACCTTCGTCCAGCCGCAGTTCCATGAACACCAGATCGAGCCAGCGCCCGAACTTGCGCCCCACCTGCCGGAAATGGGCCACCTGCGTGAAGCCGAGCGAGGTGTGCAGGGCGAGGCTGGCGGCGTTGTCGGCGTCCAGGCCGCCCACCAACACATGCATTCCTGCCGCCCGCGCCTGCGCGATCACGGCCAGCATCAGCGCTTTGCCCAGGCCTTTGCCCCGCACCGCCGACCCGACATACACGCTATGTTCGGCGGTATACGCGTAGCCGGGCTTCTCGCGGAACGGGCCATACGCCGACCAGCCCAGCACTCGCCCGCCCTCGTCCCACACGAAGACCGGCTGCCCCGCCGCCTGTTTGTGGTCGAACCAGTCGAGGCGCGAGGCCAGCGACACGGGCGCGAGGTCGTAGCTGGCGGTGGTCGTCAGAACGGCTTCGTTGTAGATGTCGAGAATGGCGGGAACGTCGGTACGCTCGGCAGGACGAACGGGCATGAGCAAGTCTAGCGGCTGTGGTCAGAACACCGCCAACCTCAGACCGGTTCGGCATTCCTAAAACCTGCGTCTTCCCCCTCGATGCTCAGCAGAAAATCCTGACTCGCCAACGTCCCATCGGGATACGCCAGTTCGAAGATCGTGGTCACGATTTCGCTCAGCTCATCCAGGCGATCCAGTTCCGACTGTCCTGCCGAATCGGTTTCAACGGCGTTCAGCAGTTGGTTCTCTTCGTCGAACAGCGGCCTGAACGCTTCGAAGGCAGGCAGGGCAGAAAAACGGCAGGTGTGATTCCACATGTCCTGCTCGATCAGATCGAGTTGCCCCAGGGCTTCCCCACTCGCCCGGTGCCGCAACACCCACGCTCGTTCGCTCAGACCACGATCCCCACGTCATGCGCGGGTTCGAGCTTCGGCTCCAGCGCGGGCGCGGCCCCCAGCCTGTTGATGCCGTCGAAGGCAGCGGTTTTGTAGCACTCGGCCAGCGTGGGGTAATTGAAGACGGTATTGACGAAATAATCCACCGTGCCGCCAAAGGCCATCACCGCCTGTCCGATGTGAATCAGCTCCGAAGCGCCGGTGCCGATGATATGCACGCCCAGCAGTTCCC harbors:
- a CDS encoding ApaG domain-containing protein translates to MDALPDLRVTVEPRFRPDYSEPGRWLFQYIIRIENHTSESWQVVAREWMITDGLGRVTSVSGEGVVGQMPILPPGGVYVYDSFVTLESTPGRMSGLLMLRDAWNAPGRTYIPEFELRLPLEFSEMEEKGETPGRVLN
- a CDS encoding GNAT family N-acetyltransferase, whose amino-acid sequence is MTRARAAAVLRPLTADDAAAYFPLRLRGLEESPLAFGRSAEEYRQETPESVAAALEPLEHERVTFGAFVEGALVGSMTLVRQSGHKQRHKAMLYAVYVAPETRGQRVGSQLLEALLKWAGKVPGLRQIQLAVSVPQDAAYQLYLRHGFTVYGLEPRALHVGGQDVDEYLMVRVLDS
- a CDS encoding GAF domain-containing sensor histidine kinase, with the protein product MLVVVAYEWLARRLGDQGSEITAHLLFYGLAGPLATYFTLRWITEGERTRLKAEQELRRLYVQLSTQNERLGAVQTLMREVADAPDLEAVLQAAAQGAVRATGATHARLSLAGLELNSQVSGTARGSTLLESPSADLRELRVPLSTGPLHVGQGRQGEMKLYFDAPPTPETEELAQAIGAEVGSALASAQQRSRDLITLYEVDQSIRAERNMRRLLARVTGNMAERVGAQSRAAYLTDADGRLRLEYAREGDVDVKRGGTVPAFAERVAQAGVPLIASPQEAAGVLHGSQSALGLPMRGEDGLVGVIVLGSAREGAFTGMRVPLLALLASQATLAVRNARAYLHSEEVAIGEERSRIAREIHDGVAQSLAVCAIRLDIVERQIGSDPEKAAEGVRAAASLLREQIREVRRSIFALRPIDLERYGLLETVRRYVQDFGEQNNLKARLSIEGDVTLAPGDEAVMFRILQESLNNVAKHARASSVDVTVQGGNRVKLCVQDDGQGFDPQQVSGRVSSAGGLGLIQMKERVESRGGTYKVSSAPHQGTRIEAQLPQG
- a CDS encoding RNA methyltransferase, which codes for MSEVSESGALPTLPTTAARLAVVLVSPKTPGNIGAGARAMLNMGASDLRLVAPRCDHLTGEAVAFAVHAEGVLRSARLYDTLSDALADRDLSIGTTARHRADLPDPQHPALLRPLVQASHAPALVFGPEESGLSNEDLELCQLSVRVPTAEYASLNLAQAVLLVCYEFLQGQGTGQAGIPEQLQPGPRKLATRFEMDGLYAHLRDTMLITGYSDEVRVTHTLRLWRTWLDRAHLNSAETRLFRGLLRQVRWKINESRTLAQLPPLPPALLRPGDVQDDVPETGD
- the meaB gene encoding methylmalonyl Co-A mutase-associated GTPase MeaB gives rise to the protein MHPLAPPLLSGSRRALARAITLAESTRPEHEQQAQALLAEVLPHAGNSLRVGLTGVPGVGKSTFIEALGLRLADAGHKVAVLAVDPSSPVSGGSIMGDKTRMPQLTVHPNAFIRPSPSSGSLGGVTRRTREAITLCEAAGYDVLLIETVGVGQSETQVAAMTDLFLLLTLPNAGDELQGIKRGIMELADLCVVNKADSDPAAANRAQSELNSALHLLTPRGARWQPRALQASALTGKGIAEVWDAAQEYRRTLGDALALRRQSQLLGWFDELLREAVWQRFLNAQNTDDLTARRREVQAGTLTPVQAVAALLGAAKSPTAGAGL
- a CDS encoding ferritin-like domain-containing protein; protein product: MSNDTNTPRNPERRAALGTLGLMGLGTATLGLLNSNALAAPTKDIDPAVLNFALNLEYLEAAFYLAAVGRLNELKAIGGGADIRLPAGLDASTGMQFKDSTVQAFVKDIAEDELSHVKFLHAALGKAAVARPVIDLAGAFDAAGQAASGGAIKGFNPYANELFFLHGAFIFEDVGVTAYNGAATLLTNPAYLQAAAGILAVEAYHGGAIRTLLYQQRQVTAAAGLYVGQVVGAISALRAKVGGGKDAGLSDNTGAIIAPADKNGVAYARSTREVLNIVYLAPNAMKGGFYPNGLNGTIK
- a CDS encoding histidine triad nucleotide-binding protein; this translates as MSPTLFERIIAREIPSTVVYEDDDYIAIKDIAPKAPVHLLVIPKKVSTRIDEISDAAEMGRLWLTAVKVAQSQLADYRLVVNVGAGGGQEVFHTHIHVLGGWDTGSAVGFGG
- a CDS encoding RNA 2'-phosphotransferase, translated to MSGSTPSITLSRRLSYLLRHAPHEAGLTLAPGGWVAVEDLLRGLAQSGPPVSREQLAAVVAGSEKQRFSFDASGERIRANQGHSVPVDLELLPQTPPDVLYHGTAAQFTAAIFREGLQRRQRHHVHLSPDKDTARTVGARRGRPVILTIDAAAMHTAGHLFYRSENGVWLTDSVPPEYLAVLPG
- a CDS encoding GNAT family N-acetyltransferase, encoding MPVRPAERTDVPAILDIYNEAVLTTTASYDLAPVSLASRLDWFDHKQAAGQPVFVWDEGGRVLGWSAYGPFREKPGYAYTAEHSVYVGSAVRGKGLGKALMLAVIAQARAAGMHVLVGGLDADNAASLALHTSLGFTQVAHFRQVGRKFGRWLDLVFMELRLDEGEREDRE